The Indicator indicator isolate 239-I01 chromosome 21, UM_Iind_1.1, whole genome shotgun sequence region ggagctgccccagctctccagagaagcaggagagcagagaaggtcactgctgtctctgctctggtgcCTTCCCTGCCTAAGAAAAGCAATCGATCCCCTGAGCAAATCCTTTCTGGACTCCCTGACCCAAGCAGCCTCATTTAGAAGCTTcactcagcctctgctcttaCCTGCACATCCTCTCCAAGTGCTATAGCACCTCAAGAACTGAAATGGACAGGACCTTTTGCTACCAGATTTTCTTTGTACTGATTTAATGGTCTAAGGGAGCATGTTTGAAGGGTGTGGGGATGATAAAGACCAGGCTAGCATTTAAATAAAgtcttgctcctctgcagcttgtcactgcagcagagagagtTGGGCTCCAGCTCTCGTGTTAACTTTATTTCCAAGCAATTCAGGTTTCATTTCAGCCCAGGGACACAACAGATAGGAAGAAGTTTCCAAGTCAAGGGGAAACTGAAGCCAGGAATCATCTGAGCGGCCACACTGGAATGTAAGCGACAGCAAATCTTCCTCATGTCATAAACCAACACCCTAAACTCTGCAGCTTCAAAGTTCAAGTGACCACAGGGATCTGGATTTGTCAGCCAGGTCTCCTCACAAGCCCAGTTCCAAGCGTCAGTAGGGAGGTGACACAAAAGTGGCCCTTCAAAACAGGCCACAAGACATGGAGGGCAAGGCAACAGGTGCAGGCATTAACATCAGAATGGGTTACACATGACAATGCCTTTGGAGTCCAGCAGTTGCTTTATAAAGAGGTGTCTGAGACCAGCCAGAACGAGGACAGGAAGCTGGTGGAAGGAAAAGTTACTTGGAAGGTCTGGAACAGACCAAAGACTCCACTGAGGAAGGAGCTGAACAAGACCCTCCACGgctgtggttttgttctgtaaatcctgcagcagcctgagctcaGGTGCCTGCTCTGGACACCAAATAGTAGAGGATGAAGAACAGAAGGATCAGTCCTGCTGAGacggagcagagcagcttgcgGTTGTCCCTCCCAGAGCGAGCCATGCCGGAGAAGCGCTTCAGGCTGCCGCTGAGCAGCCCGGTCACGCTCAGCAAGTCGGAGTCCTGCggggagcagcagccagagggagGCATTGGAACGGCAGAGGGAGGCACTGAACACAGAACAAGCTGTCCCAGAAGTGTCCCACATGCTGGCTGACAATCCCCTGCACAGggagctgcccagagctgccaTCTCCCTGGCCCGTGGCAGCTCTCAGAagctccttcccctcctgtgctcaggctgcagcagcagcagcagcagcttcagcagcagcagcatccccaccaTGCCCAAATCAGGGGAACACAGAAAGGTCTGTTCTgaactaaaaccaaaccaccccatTTGACAGCAAGGTCACACTGCCCGGTGCTGGACTGCCCAGCTTTAGCCCTGTGgtttgctctgcctgcagccagcccagaggGAATGTCCCCACAGCAAGCTGCAGCCACTGGCAGGCAGTGAGGTGGGCACACAGGCACAAGAAAAGAAGCCATTggtgctggcagccctgggtcagtacctgcagtgctgccagagTGGCAAACAACTCTCAATTCAGTGCAGTTATTTTCACTtaagctcctgctctgctttcctcacCCACAAACTACTCAAGAGCTCCTGAAATGCTTCAAACCCTATGGCAGAAGCACAGCTTCACGCTGGCTGAGGGCTTCTACACCTTTGATTCTCCTAATTCTGGGTCCAAGCAATGCCCACTTCAGACACTCCAGCACTGTCAGCATTAAGCTTCCCAGCTGAGCTCTCACTGGGACTCTGCTGGTGCCACCACTACAGTTCTCTGTTCTCTCACTGCCAGGCACCAGCACATGAGCAAAGGCTCCCTGAGCACTGAGCTGATCTCCACTCTTGGGGCTGGATTCCCTTCCTCTCACATTTCCATTACAGAATTACCCTTCTCCTGAACCCCTGCAGGTCACCCCTCTGTGACAGGAATGTCCTGGCCATTTCCCAGTGCACTCTGCTTTCCCACCAGCAGCCAAAGCTTGAGGCAGGTTACTCTGGGAAGCAGTTCTGGTTTTATAGGGCATTGTGTGGCAGAAAGCCAACAGGCAGGGCACCAGACAGGCTGGGTGGGCCCAgagcaccagctctgctccttccaaAGGCACCAGGGAATGAGAGAGCCctgccaggcagcctgttccaggtgtGACACTAACCCCAGCAGATTCCTGCAGCAACCCCAAAGTCCACAGGCACAGGCCCATCTCCCAgcaccagccacagcagcagctctttcagCCCAGAAGGAATGATCTCCATCGTTGTTTCTGAATGTGCTGCCCTACACCAGTCTGGTGCTTGCTACCAACCCTGCCACCCATTCAGGCAGAGTGATGCCAGTGGCTGCCCAGGATCTGATGCTTATATAGCAAGAAGCCCACTGGAAACAGGTTTAGTTACATTCCCTGGTTTGCCAGACCCACCACTGGGACCTCACTTAATCTGCTAACTTTAGACTTCCACGTTGAagggaagtgttgaaagccagcaCAAGAGAGTCACAGCTCTTACATGTGGCTGGTGCCTTACCATGCCATCCAGGTACCGGttctgctcctcagcatctttgtcaaTATCCAGAGCCAGCTGCACAGATAAAGGAGGAAACAGCTATTGATGAACTTCTGATGCAGAGAGACCCTCTAACACATCCGGTGCTGGAGGAACTCAAAATGCACATTAGATAAAGCAAGCCACTGCTTCCCTGACTCCTGCAGACACAGAGGCTTGTACAGCAGAAGAACAAGACTCATGGCAGTATCAAGTCCTTGAATATTtcatctctgcagtgctgaaaaTAAAGCTTGATTGTCTGCCACTGTCAGATCTAGGCCAGGAGCATTTAAAGACTGGGACACAACTGCAGGAactcagccttcccttccaCAAGGTGAGTCACTGACTTCTACTAAGCTCTAAATCAAAGTATTTGATTTATACTAGGAGCAAACCAGCTTTAAGTACACTCCTTACACAGGAACACTTGCAGGTTTAAAACCTAATTTCTGTTGTGACAGTTTCCCCAGGGAGATGTGCTTAGCAATACCTCTCTGTGCCTAAAACCTCCCTCCCTGAATGCTGCAAAAATCACATCACTCCTTGTAAGGTGATGTTGCTAAAGCTCAAAAACCAAAGTGGAAATTCACAACGCTGTCCCCAGCATTCCACAAGTGAAAGTTAACCATGCTGTCCCCAGCAAGGAAGAGTCGTTAAGGTGTAGGAAGCCCTCTGTGGACCACAGGCTTGCGTTTTCTAACCCCTGAAAgatccttccttctctccagcaacTCACCGACTTCAGCCTGGTGACCTTGCTGGCCAGGCTGTCTGCCATACGCTTGTTCTCTACATCTAGCACATCCTCCACGGCGCCTGGACTCTGccctggaggagaagaggaggatgaactttccctgctggcacaggcagTGGTGTGTTTGCTGGTCCAACGCGGCAGGGGAGGCAGAGCCAGCTTGCTGCCCGACCGGTCTCCAGCTTGCCAGGGAGTCTGCTCCCGCTGGCTCCTGGCACCTATGGCTCGTGGGGTTTGTGCCGTGGGGCACTGGCAGGCTCCTTGTGACAAAGGCACAGCAGACTCTGCACATTTGGAACAAGTTACGAACCCTGCGGTCTGACCCGGGCCGCCGCTCCCACCGGCAGCAGCTTGACGCAGCACAAGCAGCTTCGTGCCCCAGTGCTGTCCCAGGCCGGGATTTGGAATCTGGGGACCTTTACCCCCTCGCTCATTTCGGAGATCCCTGACTTTGCCTCCCCGCCGGCTTTGCCTCTTCCCCGGACTGGACCGGGCCGCGGGCCTGAGGCGGCTCCTAAATGGCGGCGTGCGGGCCTCGTTCCCCCTCACAGCCCCAGCGGCGGAGGAGACGCTCGGACACTCCCGCCGCCCCACCACCGGCACCAACAACCCCCCCCGGCACCAACCCACCGGCCCCAAGCCTCACCTCGGCCCCACTCCGCCATGGCGGCGCCGGCCCCGCCTCGCCGGGCGGAGCCACCCCTGGCACTGCCTCCCCGGAATGGTGGCTCGCGGCCAccgcctcccagtgcctccgcCGCGGGCTTGAGGCGCTGCCGGTGTGCCGGGGGGCACCGGAGCCCCTGCGCCCTGTCCTATCGGTCCAGTTCCTCGGTCCCGCCGCTCCCCGCTCGGGCTGCTCGGCGGAGCCCCCGCCGGGGGAGGGCCGGGCCAGGAAATGAGGCAGGAAGCCGGGGGCGGCCGAGAGGAAGGTACCGGCGCTTCCCTGCCAGCCCGCGGCCgcccctctgcccctgcccgGGCTGCCCGCAGCCGCCGGGCCTTGACTCCCGCCCCGCTGCTGGGGCCGGCGGGGCCGGACGGGCGGCGGCCGGGGCCCCCCGAGTGTCCCTGGGCGGGCTGGGGTCGGACCCAGCATCAGCCCCACGACCCCGGCCCGCTGCGGCCGCCTCCGAGGGACTGCAGGTACGGCCGGCGCTTGGCTTGGCACTTCTGGGCCTGGAAAAGGGCTTGGAGGGGCTTCGGAAGGGGCAGAACCTGGTCGGGGCAGGACGTAACAGTgtgaggagggagctggggcaggactAGGAGGGGAGGGAACGTGCGGAAGGCTGCCTTCGGCTTTTGCCTTTGCCCCCAAAATGCAGAGGAGGGGACGTGTGCCCAGCCCCTCCGTGCTGGGGGTGCCCACAGCCTGTCCCggccagctccctgcctgtcTCGCAGGCTTCTGGCTTCCAAAATGCAGCATTTTGCCCCCGGAACCCTCttgagctgctggggcaggagggagggatggcTGAGCCGCGCTGCCTTGCCGTCCCCCAGACCCCGGGCTTCTTGGCTCTGGTGGCTGTGCTCGGTCCCACTGCAGGGCACCGCCGgtagctgctctgctcccctgtgCCCCATTTCCCACCATTAGGAGCCACTTTCCACTTGCATGGCTCTCGGAGCTGTTAAATTCGTCCTTTTGCCGAAAATAACTCATTGTCCGCGTCCCCACACGCATCTGCTCCTTTGCATGGTGAGTGAGGCATATCATCTGGCCAGGGcgcagggctggcagcctggAGGGCAGCCATGGCCCTACGTGCGGCTGGCTGCATGGGCAGCGGCTACAGgctcagcctgcctgggcactgAGCTGCCGCTGCAGCaaagccctcagcagctc contains the following coding sequences:
- the BET1L gene encoding BET1-like protein, with the protein product MAEWGRGQSPGAVEDVLDVENKRMADSLASKVTRLKSLALDIDKDAEEQNRYLDGMDSDLLSVTGLLSGSLKRFSGMARSGRDNRKLLCSVSAGLILLFFILYYLVSRAGT